One window of Medicago truncatula cultivar Jemalong A17 chromosome 2, MtrunA17r5.0-ANR, whole genome shotgun sequence genomic DNA carries:
- the LOC25486295 gene encoding pectinesterase inhibitor, translated as MNFTCKNVLFTITLVSFLLIGNATAESHDIHVVHHDLKPDLLNFCKKTSNPTLCEQTVQPHFLKSVLDPIVALGFEVDATLVQAQKALVVIGELLKKPGISKSFKDSLDICNDQYGMILDSIKLTKEAITKRWFHEARSQFSAVISYHSACKDSFEGIEKEYSLLAHDSDALFQLGGNCLDTIADLENSEAPKNEVPMTPSPPSLFSNVIGTLP; from the coding sequence ATGAATTTCACATGTAAAAATGTTCTCTTCACTATAACCCTTGTCTCATTCCTTTTAATTGGCAATGCCACTGCTGAGTCTCACGATATACATGTCGTACATCACGATCTAAAACCTGATCTCTTGAATTTCTGCAAAAAAACCTCCAACCCTACCCTTTGTGAACAAACCGTTCAACCACACTTCCTCAAGAGTGTTCTTGATCCCATTGTGGCTCTTGGTTTCGAAGTTGATGCCACCCTTGTCCAAGCCCAAAAAGCTCTTGTTGTCATTGGGGAGTTACTTAAAAAACCAGGCATCTCAAAATCATTCAAGGATTCTCTTGACATATGCAACGATCAATACGGCATGATATTGGATTCTATAAAACTAACCAAAGAAGCAATCACTAAGCGCTGGTTCCATGAAGCCAGATCTCAGTTCAGTGCTGTTATATCATACCATTCAGCCTGCAAGGATTCATTTGAAGGGATAGAGAAAGAATACTCCTTACTCGCTCATGATTCTGATGCTTTGTTTCAGTTGGGAGGAAACTGCTTGGACACCATTGCTGACTTAGAAAATTCTGAAGCTCCTAAAAATGAAGTACCAATGACACCATCACCTCCTTCTTTATTCAGCAACGTAATTGGAACCCTACCATAa
- the LOC25486297 gene encoding patatin-like protein 7 yields the protein MAALSTSPMNNNNNLNLNTIDTNFEVDKLTYEIFSILENKFLFGYTDTEKAKNSLSIDVKQAKNAAGKVRILCIDGAGYTDGILAAKSLSHLESCLRRKSGNNNSHIADFFDAVAGSGVGGVLAALLFTRGKDGLPLFTADEALKFLINNRNKISRRSGILRRVFSPETKSEKLFRKTFGECTLKDTLKPILIPCYDLVTRAPFVFSRADALEIDGYDFKMRDVCAATSADPAAAIELKSIDGKTKILAVDGGVAMNNPTATAVTHVLNNKHEFPFCNGVSDLLVLSLGNGELDFNAVKSPSGFVRIAGEGASDMVDQAVSMAFGECRLNNYVRIQSNGAMAKVNKGKPAKTVSDLVAVSEEMLAQKNVESVLFKGRKVVENTNLDKLELFGGELIKEEERRKTSILPTVVLKNGSPSPRTSSPRTSSATTLSTSSSSS from the exons ATGGCGGCACTGTCAACATCACCaatgaacaacaacaacaacttgaaCTTGAACACAATTGACACCAACTTCGAAGTTGATAAACTCACCTATGAAATCTTCTCCATTTTAGAAAACAAGTTCTTATTCGGATACACCGACACCGAAAAAGCGAAGAATTCGCTTTCAATTGATGTCAAACAAGCTAAAAACGCCGCCGGGAAAGTCAGAATTCTCTGCATTGACGGCGCCGGTTACACCGACGGCATCCTTGCCGCGAAATCGCTATCTCACCTTGAATCCTGCCTCAGACGTAAATCCGGTAACAATAACTCTCATATTGCTGATTTCTTCGACGCCGTCGCCGGCTCCGGTGTCGGTGGTGTTCTCGCTGCACTCCTTTTCACCCGTGGAAAAGACGGATTACCTCTGTTCACCGCTGATGAAGCTTTGAAGTTTCTGATCAACAACCGTAACAAAATTTCCCGACGATCTGGGATTCTCCGGCGAGTTTTCTCACCGGAAACAAAATCGGAGAAGCTTTTCCGAAAAACATTCGGAGAATGCACATTGAAAGACACATTGAAACCGATTTTGATTCCATGCTACGATCTCGTCACGCGCGCACCGTTCGTTTTCTCCCGCGCCGACGCGCTCGAAATCGACGGTTACGATTTCAAGATGCGTGATGTGTGTGCTGCCACGTCAGCTGATCCAGCGGCTGCGATTGAATTGAAGTCCATTGATGGAAAGACGAAGATCTTAGCCGTTGATGGAGGTGTTGCGATGAACAATCCAACGGCTACTGCTGTTACTCACGTGCTTAATAATAAACATGAGTTTCCGTTTTGTAACGGTGTTTCTGATTTGTTGGTGCTTTCTCTTGGTAACGGAGAGTTGGACTTTAACGCCGTTAAGTCTCCGTCAGGTTTCGTGAGAATTGCTGGTGAAGGAGCTTCCGATAtg GTTGATCAAGCTGTATCAATGGCATTTGGAGAATGTAGATTGAACAATTATGTGCGGATTCAATCAAATGGGGCGATGGCTAAGGTAAATAAAGGAAAGCCGGCGAAAACGGTGTCGGATTTGGTGGCGGTTTCAGAGGAGATGTTGGCCCAAAAGAATGTTGAGTCTGTTTTGTTTAAAGGAAGGAAGGTTGTGGAGAACACAAATTTGGATAAGTTGGAGTTGTTTGGGGGAGAGTTGATTAAGGAAGAAGAAAGGAGAAAGACTAGTATTTTACCAACTGTTGTGTTGAAGAATGGATCTCCCTCTCCTAGAACTTCATCTCCTAGGACTTCATCAGCTACTACTTTGTCaacttcatcttcaagctcttaG